Proteins from a single region of Apium graveolens cultivar Ventura chromosome 7, ASM990537v1, whole genome shotgun sequence:
- the LOC141671549 gene encoding uncharacterized protein LOC141671549: protein MTQLAETLATLVGNQQGGPKSMISKFKKLSPPLFEGSTNPSEVDKWLQEMEKIFELLGSTDEQKVNMASYQLQASAYDWWLMEKRRVENNEEETSGAYTWETFKESFKDKYFPRTVRAKLERNFIRLEQGEKQTVSEYEVEFARLAKYVPTLVADEISRARRFEEGLRNEIKRHVAAFELNWYLTSYSFSCREA from the exons ATGACTCAATTGGCTGAAACATTGGCAACGTTGGTGGGGAACCAGCAAGGTGGACCTAAGAGCATGATATCCAAATTTAAGAAGTTAAGTCCACCCCTTTTTGAAGGATCTACAAATCCTTCAGAAGTGGATAAGTGGCTACAAGAGATGGAGAAGATTTTTGAGTTACTAGGAAGTACGGACGAGCAGAAGGTTAATATGGCAAGCTACCAACTCCAAGCAAGTGCTTATGACTGGTGGCTAATGGAGAAAAGACGCGTTGAAAATAATGAAGAAGAGACTTCTGGAGCATACACTTGGGAAACTTTTAAGGAGTCATTTAAGGACAAGTATTTTCCCAGGACGGTACGAGCGAAGCTGGAGCGCAATTTTATAAGGTTGGAACAAGGAGAAAAGCAAACTGTCTCGGAGTATGAAGTTGAATTCGCCCGTTTGGCTAAGTATGTGCCAACTTTGGTAGCGGACGAGATTAGTAGGGCACGTAGATTTGAGGAAGGATTACGTAATGAGATTAAGAGGCATGTGGCTGCTTTTGAGctaaact GGTATCTTACTTCATATTCCTTCAGCTGCCGTGAGGCATAA